The DNA window TAGAGTAATATTAGGGAATCAACTTTTTCCTATTTCCCAAATTAATTTATCAAAAGATGTGCCTATTTTTATGGCTGAAGACTGTGGCTTGTGTAGTTATATTAAGCATCACAAATCAAAAATAGCTCTGTTTTTTTCTGCAATGCGGTCTTATAGAGATCAGCTTAAAAATAATAGTTACAAAGTAATTTATTACGATGCAAATAATAATTTCTCCACATCTTACTTCGAGAAACTATTTGATGAAGTGAAGAGTAATAAAATTAAAAAAATTGAAATTTACGAAATCGAAGACAAACCATTTGAAAAAGATTTTTTAGAATTTTGCAGAACAAATAATATAGAAATAAGTTTTCTTCCAAGTCCTATGTTTATAGATTCTAGGGATTCATTTAAGGATTTTTTAGGCGATAAAAAATTTCATTTACAAGCTAATTATTACAAACAAATGAGAAAAAAAATGAATCTTCTTTTAGAGGATAATAAACCGATTGGAGGTAAGTGGAGCTTTGATGAAGATAATAGAAAAAAGCTCCCTTCTGCATATGAAATACCGAAGCTTCCAACTATTAAACCATATAAAGAATTTAGTGAAATAAGTAATGTTATAAATATTAATTTTTCAAATCATCCAGGCGAATTACATTCTTGGATGCCTCATTCTTATGAACAAATTGTTGAATGGCTAGAAATATTTTTTAAAGAGAGATTTAAAGAGTTCGGCGATTACGAAGATGCCATTGATAAAAATGAACACTTCATTAATCATTCTGTATTAAGTAGTTCGTTAAATTTAGGCCTAATTACACCTGAAGAAGTAATAGATAAATCTATTGCTTATGCTAAAAAAAATGATATTCCACTTAATAGTCTCGAAGGTTTTATTAGGCAAATTATTGGATGGAGAGAATTTATAAGAGGTATTTATCAAAATTATGGTGATCAAATGGTTAAATCAAACTATTGGAATCATAAAAATAAACTTACAGCTGCTTGGTATGTAGGTTCAACAGGTATAGAGCCTTTGGATGAAGCTATCAAAGGAGCACAAAAATATGGTTACACACATCATATAAATAGATTAATGATACTTTCTAATATTATGAATTTATGCAATATCGATCCAAATGAAATTTATAAATGGTTTATGGAAATGTTTATAGATTCATCTGATTGGGTTATGGTGCCCAACGTTTATGGCATGGGTACATTTGCAGATGGGGGTATTTTTGCAACAAAACCATATATCTGTGGCTCAAGCTACATCCTAAGAATGTCTAATTTTAAGAAAGGAGATTGGTGCGATATTGTTGATGGATTATATTGGAAATTTATAGAGGAAAAGAAAGATTTTTTCATTACTAATCCAAGATTATCATTAATGGTAAGAGCTTTAGAAAAGCTTAATCCTGATAGAAAAAAACACATCTTTGAGTGTGCTAATAACTTTATAAACAAAG is part of the SAR86 cluster bacterium genome and encodes:
- a CDS encoding cryptochrome/photolyase family protein; translated protein: MKILRVILGNQLFPISQINLSKDVPIFMAEDCGLCSYIKHHKSKIALFFSAMRSYRDQLKNNSYKVIYYDANNNFSTSYFEKLFDEVKSNKIKKIEIYEIEDKPFEKDFLEFCRTNNIEISFLPSPMFIDSRDSFKDFLGDKKFHLQANYYKQMRKKMNLLLEDNKPIGGKWSFDEDNRKKLPSAYEIPKLPTIKPYKEFSEISNVININFSNHPGELHSWMPHSYEQIVEWLEIFFKERFKEFGDYEDAIDKNEHFINHSVLSSSLNLGLITPEEVIDKSIAYAKKNDIPLNSLEGFIRQIIGWREFIRGIYQNYGDQMVKSNYWNHKNKLTAAWYVGSTGIEPLDEAIKGAQKYGYTHHINRLMILSNIMNLCNIDPNEIYKWFMEMFIDSSDWVMVPNVYGMGTFADGGIFATKPYICGSSYILRMSNFKKGDWCDIVDGLYWKFIEEKKDFFITNPRLSLMVRALEKLNPDRKKHIFECANNFINKVTQ